The following is a genomic window from Chryseobacterium ginsenosidimutans.
GAAAAATGATATTTCCATAGAAACTTCTTCCGCATATGACATGGATATCGTAAAATCTCTTTACAAAGAAGGAAAAGTAGATAAAGATATCGAAGTAATCTGTAACGGCTTCAAAACGGATGATTATCTGGCGAAAATTTCGGATATGATTAACAATGGTTTTGAAAACATTACGCCGATTCTTGATAATTACCGTGAGCTGGATAAGCTTACAGAAAGTATAGACACAACTTTTGACATCGGAATCAGAATCGCATCTGAGGAAGAGCCTAAGTTCGAATTTTATACCTCAAGATTAGGAATCGGATATAAAGATATTATTCCTTATTATAGTCAGAAAATCGCTGAACACCCGAATGCAAGACTGAAAATGCTTCACTTTTTCATTAATACCGGAATCAAAGACACAGCGTATTATTGGAATGAATTGTATAAATGTCTTCGTGTGTATGCTCGTTTGAAAAAAATTGCTCCGGAAGTAAATTCTTTAAATATCGGAGGTGGTTTCCCAATCAAAACTTCTTTGCAGTTTGATTACGATTATCAATATATGGTTGAAGAGATCGTTTCTCAGATCAAGAAATTCTGTGAGGAAGAAGGTGTTGAAGAGCCCAATATTTATACTGAATTCGGAAGCTTCACCGTTGGAGAAAGTGGTGCGAATATCTATAAAATTATTTCTCAAAAACGTCAGAACGACAGAGAAAAATGGAATATGATCGATTCATCTTTCATGACTACACTTCCTGATACCTGGGCGATTTCAAGACACTTTATCATGCTTCCGTTAAACCGTTGGGATGATACGTATGAAAGGGTTTTCTTGGGTGGGTTGACTTGTGATTCAGATGATTACTATAATTCTGAGCAGCATACCAATGCTATTTATTTACCGGTTTTCAGTGATACAAAGCCTTTGTACATCGGTTTTTTCCATACGGGAGCGTATCAGGAAACAATTGGAGGGTACGGTGGAGTTCACCATTGTTTAATGCCTCAGCCAAGACATATTCTGATTCAGAAAGATGAAAATGGAGACTTTCAATATGAGATTTTCCGTGAGAAACAGGAACCTGAAGATGTTTTGAAACTTTTGGGATATTAAATAACGAAATATATGTTGTCATTTCGACGATAGGAGAAATTTGATAATAGATTCTTCACTTCATTTCGCTCTGAATGACAATAAGTAAAAATACAATATAAAAGCTCTCAAATTCTGAGAGCTTTTTATTTTTAAAAATATTTTGAAAGTTTATCCAACTCCAGATCCAAATAATCTGAAACCACGATATTTGCCAGTGTATAATCCTGATTTTTTGAATGAGGACTTCTATACGCTGCACAAAAAATATTGGCACGGTGTGATGCCAGAATTCCATTCGTAGAATCTTCAATCACCATGCAGTTTTCAACTGGTTGGTTTGCCATTTCTGCTGCTAACAGGAAAACTTCAGGATGAGGTTTTGATTCTTTCAACTCTGCACCGCTTATTTTTCCGCTGAAATATTTTTCCAGTTCGAATTTTTCAAAAACCATATTGATGGTGTTCATTGTTGCGGAAGAAGCTAGAATTAAAGTAATTCCGTTTTCATAATAATGTTGAATCAATTCTTTCACACCCGGAATCAAATCGAATTCTTCGTCATTATAAAAGTAATCCTTAAAATAATCTCTTTTTGTTTTTGCGATTTCTTCGTACGTCTGTTTTAAATTAAATTGAGTAATCAAAATATCACAAACCCTTTTCGTAGAAGCACCTGTAAAAGAAGTATATAAGTCTTCGGAAACGTCGATTCCCATGTCTTTGAATGTTTTAAAATAGGCTTTTCTGTGCAATGGTTCTGTATCCACAATCACGCCATCCATATCGAATAGCACAGCTTTTAACGGCATAAAATATATTTTAAAACAAAAATAATGTTTTAAAATGTAAAGAGTAAAGGATTTCAAATTAAAAAATGAGAATGAAGGTTAAAAATTCATAACTCACAGCTCATAATTTATAACTCAAGTACTATTTTGTATCTTTGCGGCAATCATTTAAATTTTTAAATAAAACATGAAAACATACGCAGGAATTCCTGAAGAAAATGCTTCATTAGAGAACTCGAAAGTAGTATTGGTAACTGTTCCTTACGACGGAACTTCAACATGGGGGAAAGGAGCCGATAAAGGTCCTGAACTGTTCCTTGATGCTTCTGAAAATATGGAGCTTTATGATATCGAAACTCAAACTGAACCTTATCTGGAAGGCGTTTATCTGGCTGGAGAAATTACAGAAAAATCTTCACCTGAAGCAATGACAGAAGCCGTGTATCAAAAAACAAAAGAGCTTTTGAGTAATGATGGAAAATTATTCACGCTTTTCGGTGGAGAACATTCTGTTTCTATCGGTTCGATTCGTGCGGTTGGTGAGAAATATGAGAATTTAACGGTACTTCAGTTAGATGCTCACACAGATCTACGTCCGGAATTCCATGGCTCTACTTCTAATCATGCTTGTGCGGTTTTCGAAGCCAATCAGAAGCATAATTTGGTGCAAGTAGGAATCCGTTCTATGGATATCGGAGAAGCTGAATATTTACCGGAAGGAAGAGTATTTTTCGCTCACGAAATTGCCAACAATGAGAACTGGGTAAATGACGTATTGGAAAAAGTTTCCGGAAACGTTTATATCACGATCGATTTGGATGCTTTTGATCCTTCAATCGCTCCGTCAACAGGTACTCCTGAACCAGGCGGGTTGCAATGGTACCCGACATTGGAGCTATTAAGAAAAGTATTTGAGAAATGTAATGTTGTAGCGTTTGATATTGTTGAATTAATGGATTCAGCGTATGCCAAACCAAGTGCTTTTTTGGCGGCGAAATTATATTACAAAATGCTTGCTTATTATCACATTAATAAAGACTAAAACTTCACAAGAATCGGATTTTTTCTGCAAAAAATTCTTTGGAAATTTGTGAGGTAAAACAAAATGATATGTCCACACAAAATCAGATAGATTACGAAAGAATTGCGAAAGCAATAGAATATATCCAAAGTAATTTTAAGCTTCAGCCAAGTTTGGATGAAGTGGCAGAGAAGATTAATCTGAGTCCGGCTCATTTCCAGAAAATATTTACGGATTGGGCAGGAACAAGTCCGAAAAAGTTTTTACAGTTCATCAGCCTTGAACATGCTAAAAATTTATTAAAGGAAGAAAAAGCGAGTTTGTTTGATACAGCCTATGAGACAGGATTTTCCAGCACAAGCAGATTGCACGATTTGTTTGTGAATATTGAAGGAATGTCTCCGGCAGAATATAAAAACGGCGGAAAAAGTCTCAGTATTAATTACAGTTTTTCCGAAAGTCCTTTTGGAAATGTAATTACAGCTTCCACAGAAAAAGGAATCTGCTATATGGCTTTTGAAAACGATGCAAAAAAAGCATTGGGAGATTTACAATTTAAATTTCCCAATGCTTCTTTTTTTGAAAAACAGGACGAATTTCAGAAAAATGCCTTGTCCATTTTCACTCAGGACTGGACGAAATTACATTCAATAAAATTACATTTAAAAGGAACCGATTTTCAACTGAAAGTCTGGGAAAGTCTGTTAACGATTCCAATGGGGAAGTTATCTACGTACGGAAATTTAGCCGGAAAGATTGGCCACTCTAAAGCATCACGAGCGGTCGGAACAGCCATTGGAAGTAATCCTGTCGCATTTTTGATTCCCTGTCATCGGGTGATTCAATCTTCCGGAAAAATAGGCGGGTACATGTGGGGGAGTGATAGAAAACAGTTAATCATTGGTTGGGAAAGCTCCAGAGTTTATGCTGAAAATTCTTTAATTACAAAACAGAATTATTAGTAATGTTAATTAAATTATGCAGCTTAGATTCCAACGGATGACAAAAGATGCTAATACAAAACGCAAAATCTTATTTTTATGTTGAGCTTATTCGAAGATATATCAGATTATCCTTTAAATATCCTTCCCAATGACGGTACTGTACATTATTATGGGAAAGTTTTTTCTAAAGCAGAATGCGAATTTTATTATGTTCATTTAATCAATCAGATTCCCTGGGAGAATGATGAAGCGATGATTTTCGGTAAATTGATTGTAACCAAAAGGAAAGTCGCCTGGTTCGGAGAAAAGCCATTTGAATACACCTATTCAAAACGGACAAAATATGCAAAAATATGGACTCCTGAATTATTAGCCTTAAAACAGAAATGTGAAGAGATTTCAGGGGAAACATACAATTCTTGTTTGTTGAATTTGTATCATGACGGAAGCGAAGGAATGGCTTATCACAGCGATAGCGAGAAAGATTTGAAAAAACACGGAGCCATTGCTTCATTGACTTTCGGAGCAGAAAGAAAGTTTTTATTTAAACATAAAACCACCAAAGAAAAAGTGGAAATATTTCTTGAAAACGGAAGTCTATTGGTGATGAAAGGAAAAACGCAGGACCATTGGCTGCATCGACTTCCACCGACTATGAAAGTGAAAATGCCGAGAATAAATTTGACTTTTAGGACAATTGAGGAATAATTTTTTAATGCAAAGATTTTACCACCAGATTTGTCATTCCGTAGGAATCTAAGCGCATTTATTAGAGATTAAATTTAAAAACTTCGCTTAGATTCCTACGGAATGACAAAAGTTACGTATAATTTTTCTCCCACAGATTCAGCAAATTAACAGATGATTGAGTTTAAAAAGCATCAGCGTCATCAGCAAAACCAGCGAGAAATTAAAAAAGAAAAAAGCTGCTCAAATCTGAACAGCTTTTTTAATTTATTTCAACACTTCAACTTCAATCGCGCTATCTTCAAAAATCTTGATAAACGCTTTCGTATAGTCTTCTTTCGTTGCAAAATTCGGATTATCTAAGAATTTCTGTGGATTAACTGCAAAAAGCGGGAACCACGTTGAAGAAATCTGTATCTGGATTTTATGCCCTTTTTTGAAAGTATGAACCACATCCTGCAACCTAAAATTCACAGCCGTTTTCTGATTCGGAACCAAAGCTTCAGCCTTTTCTCTCGAATTTCTGAATCTTGCAGGCATAATTTCACTTCTTACCATTTGATGATAATTTCCATAAATCACACCGTCTTTTTTCTCAACAGGTTTAAAGTCTTCGGGATAAACATCAATTAACTTCACTGCAAAATCTGCATCTGTAGAGGTTGAAGCGATATTTAATTTAGCCATAATTTCCCCGGCAAAAGTCATGTCGTCTGTCAAAACATCTGTGGTGAAAGTCAAAACATCAGGTCTTCCTTCTGCGAATCTTTGATCTTCCGACATATAATTTTTAGGCGTAAAACCATTGAAATCTTTCAAATTGTCAGAACTTAAAACCGGATTGTTCGGGTCACTGTAATATTCTGATGAGCCTTGTCCTGCAGAGTTTTTCAATGTTCCGTTGGCTAAATAAAAATTCACTTTTTTTCCTTCTTTAGGAGGATAGGTCGTAAATTCTCTCCATTGTTTTGCACCTGTATCAAACATCAAAGCTTCTGGTAAACCTGCATCTTGCTTGGTATTTCCTTTTAAATAATGATTGAAAAATTTTGTTTCAATATTTTTCTGATAATACGTTGCAATGCTGTCTCCAAAGTAAATCTGATTATGGAAATGTTTTCCTTGGTCATAAGCCCAGGCTCCGTGAGAGAAAGGGCCCATCACAATTGTATTTTGAGCTTTCGGACTTGTTTTTTCAATCGTTTTATAAATATTTAAAGGTCCTGAAAGATCTTCTGCATCAAACCAGCCTCCGACAGTCATTACCGCATGATTTACATTTTTAAGATGAGGAAGAAGGCTTCTTTTTTGCCAGAATTCATCATAATTTGTGTGATTCATAATTTCTGTCATGAAGAAATTATCTTTGTAATATTTCTCATAACCGTCTTTCAAAGTTCCCATGTCTCTGTAAAATTTCAAGCCGTCTTCTGAAGTTGTTTTAATCATAGAATCGGAATACCAAGCTTTATTTTCAGGTTTTGTTTTCTGAACTCCAAAAACGGGGAAAGTTCTGAAATAAGCCATCATAAATCTTCCGTTGTGAAGAAAATCATCATTCCAGAAATCTGAAATCGGAGCTTGTGGAGAAGAAGCTACCAAAGCCGGATGTTGCGCTAAAATTCCTACAGCTGTATAAAATCCGGGGTATGAAGTTCCGTATTGACCTACTTTTCCGTTGTTATCTTTTATATTTTTAATCAGCCAATCGATAGTGTCATACGTATCTGTGCTTTCATCTACATCTTTTTTAGTTTTTCTGTCAACCTGTGGAGTCATATTGGTGAAAGTACCTTCACTCATATATCTTCCGCGAACGTCCTGAAATACGAAAATATATTTGTCTTTCATTAAATATTGATTCGGACCGAGTCTGGTTCTGTATTCATTTTCACCGTAAGGAGCGATGCTGTAGCAGGTTCTCTGCATCAAAAACGGATATTTCGCTTTGTTGGATATATCTTTCGGAATATAAACTGCCGTAAAAAGCTTCACCCCGTCGCGCATAGTGATATAAAATTCTTTCTTAGTGAAATTATCTTTCACAAAAGTGTCAGGCTGCTGAGTATTCTGTGAATTTCCAAAGATGAAGAGGAAAATAAATAGAATTGAAAAATGAATCTTCATTACATAAAATTTGATGCTAATTTAAAAATAAAAATGCTTTTAAATAATGAATCTATTGAGTTTAATTTTTGTAACCTCAAAAAGTTCTTGATCAATAACTGTCATTCTACAATAAAAAAAACATCCCTGAAATAGGGATGTCTGTATTTTAAGTAATATTGAATCTTGAATTAAGCTTTCAAATATCTTGAATTAAGCTTTCAAATATCTTGAATAAGCATAACCTTCCTGTCCGTCGGCAGTTTTTACTTTCCACCAATCGTCAGAAGTTTGCTCGATCAAAGTTACAGAATCACCTTTTGCAGCTTTACCTACAACGGCAGCTTCTGTAGAAGGCTCCTGTCTGATGTTTAAGTTAGATTCATCAGTTGCAACCGTAAGAGCAGCACCTGCTGAAAGACCTGAAACCTGAACATCAATATTGATATCTGAAGCAGAATAGGTAGAATCGATTGCTCCTAAAGCATTCCAAACTGCATCTTTAGCAGCTGTATTGGAAGCGCCTCCTGAAAGGTAAAGAATTCCGTCTTGTTCCTGAACCTGTAAATTAGTAATTCCTGCAGATTGAGCAGCAGAAACTACACTTGAATATTTATCTTGTAATGTGCTCATCTTTATTTTTTTACTACTAATTTGTTATTGTATTTACCAATTTTCAAAGCGTCGATAGATTCTTTGATTTTTCTAGCGTCGGCAGAAGATACGTTTCCTGTAAGAGTAAGCTCTCCGTTTACAACTTCTACTTTCACTGCAGGGAAATCTTTCAGTGCATCCTGAACTTTTTGCTGAACCATAGGATCTACAGCAGTATTGGTCTGAACCGGAGCAACTGCTGGTGTAGCCGGAGCTACAGTAGCCATATCCATTACATCTTTTACACCGTTAATAGCTTTTAATTGTTTGATCATTGCTTCTTTAGCTTCCTGAGTTTCAAAAGTACCACTAAGATGAGCAACACCTTCTTTTACTTCCACAGAAGCACTAGGATTATTTACTACTACAGTTGTAGCCTGAGTTTGAAGATCAGCATCAGAAACTTTCTTTTTACAAGAAACAGCTCCGAAAGAGACTGCCATGGCCAATGCGGCCATTGCGATAGTTTTTTTCATAGTTGTATATTTTTTTAATATGTTAATACGGGTAAATGTAATAATAAAATTCATACCAAAAGAATAAAAATTGAATAATTTTTCATAATATTATATGCAATATTTTATAAATCAGAGAATTAATTTTACATAATTGTTAATTTAACATAATATTAATCTTCTCTAAAATGAAATTTGTACCAATTGTAAAAATATTATATTTGCGAAACTTGAATTATTGATATGAAAGGACAAAATAAATTGTTTATAGCAATTATTATTGCATTGATCATCGGTGTGGCAATTGGTGGATTTATACACATTCAGTATCCTGAAAGTGCCGAACCTTTTTCTAAAAATATAAAACTTTTAGGAACTGTTTTCATCCGTTTGGTTCAGATGATTATTGCTCCGTTGGTTTTTACAACTCTTGTAGTGGGAATTGCAAAAATGAGCGATATCAAAATGATCGGAAGAGTAGGAACAAAGGCAATGCTATGGTTTATTTCTGCTTCTTTGATTTCACTTTTTATTGGTTTAATATTGGTAAACTGGCTTGAACCGGGACATATTACCAAACTTCCGATCCAGGATACAGCTTCTGCAGAAGAACTGTTGAAAAGCAGCAAAGGTTTTTCAATGGAAGATTTTGTAAAACATATTATTCCTAAAAGTATTTTTGAAGCTTTCGCAACCAATGAAGTTCTACAGATTGTGGTTTTCTCTATCATGTTCGGGATCGCTTTGGCTAATTTAGGGGAAGAATATTCTCAGCCTGTCGTTAAATTATTCGATATCGTAGCTCACGGAATCCTGAAGATGGTGGGTTATATCATGTGGTTCGCTCCACTGGGAGTGTTGGGAGCAATTGCAGCTGTTGTCGCAACGAATGGTTTTGAAATTTTTAAAGTATATGCCATTTATTTAAGAGATTTCTTCTTTGCATTAGGAATTCTTTGGCTGGTTCTTTTATTGGTAGGATATTTAATCTTAGGAAACCGTCTTTTTGAATTATTAAGAAGAATAAAATCACCTTTACTAATTGCATTTTCAACAACAAGTTCGGAAGCGGTTTTTCCGAAATTGGTGGAAGAACTGGAGAGATTTGGTTGTAATAATAGAGTAGTGTCGTTTATTTTGCCTTTAGGATATTCATTCAATCTGGATGGAAGTATGATGTACATGACGTTTGCATCGATTTTTATTGCTCAGATCTATGGAATTGAAATGACTATCGGCCAACAAATTACCATGCTTTTGGTCTTAATGTTAACTTCAAAAGGAATTGCAGGAGTTCCGAGAGCTTCGTTGGTCATCATCGTGGCAACGTGTTCCATGTTTGGAATTCCGCCGGAAGGTATTGCATTAATTTTACCGATCGACCATTTCTGCGATATGGGAAGAAGTATGACCAATGTTCTTGGAAATGCGTTGGCAACCTCAGCCGTTTCAAAATGGGAAGGTCAGCTGGATAATCATGGCGGAGATATGTAATAAAAGAATATCAATCTAACTTATGATAATTGAATGGTCAATGGTGAATTTGTTTAACAGTTTCATTATTGACCATTTATTTTTATAAAATTTGAATTAAAATGAATCTAGATAATCACAAAAACTTAATTACTGATAATGGTTTCACAGTCATCAACAATATTTTTTCTGATGAAGAAATAGAGAAAATTAGTGAAGTGATTCAGCATATAGATATATCAAAAGAAACGTTCAGAAAATCAGAAGATTTGTTTGCCATCAGACAGTTTTTAAAGGAAATCCCGGAAGTGAGTGAGTTGATTTTTAATGAAAATATTAGAACAATCATTAAAGAAATCTTCGGGGGAAAATATTTTGTGGTAAAAAGTATTTATTTTGATAAGCCTGAAAAATCAAATTGGTATGTTGCTTATCATCAGGATTTAACGATTTCTGTTGATAAGAAAATTGAGCTGCCAAACTTCAGGTCTTGGACAACGAAACAGAATCAGTTTGCCGTACAACCCCCTTTGGATATTCTTGAAAATATTTTTACGATCAGAATTCATCTGGATGACACGGACGAAAATAATGGTGCTTTAAAAGTTGTTCCAAAATCTCACACCAAAGGAATCTACAGACCGGAAGCCATAGATTGGAGTATCGAAACGGAAAGAATCTGCAATATACAGAGCGGTGGTATTATGATTATGAAGCCGCTTACGCTTCACGGTTCAAACAGAACAACGGATGGCAGGAGAAGAAGGGTGATCCATATCGAGTTTTCTGATATGGAACTTCCACAGGATCTAAAATGGTCTGAAAAATTGAATTAAACCTACATTAAAATGGAATCAGACGAAAATCAATTTCCAGTCATTCACTCAAAAATTTCTAAAGGCTGGACTGTAGCTATTAAGGCTTTCGGTTCAATATTCGCCGTATTGATACCACTGATGATGATTTTGATGACAGGGTTTACCTTAGCTTCAGAAAGCATTAAGTTTGAAATAAAAATTTTAATTGTTGTATTAGCGATATTGATTATTGGGCTATTTGTATGGCTTTTGATAGTACAGATAAGAAAAAAATCAACCACGAAAATAATTCGGGTAACGGTTGACAAAACAGGGATTCATCATTATAGCAATAAGGGTTTAGTAAAATCAATACAGTATAATCAACTGATGCCGGATCCTGAAAACGGGAAGTATGATTTTTTTATATATCTTGACCAGACCGATACCAATATGGATTTGTGTTTTTATGTATTAGATGATGCGGTAGAGAAAGTAGTAAGGAAAGCATTATTCATAGAAGGAGATTTTGTAATTACTAATGGAAATACACTAAAAAAGCATTTCATAAAAGGAATTATTATGTTCAGGCCCGATTTGAAAATTGACCCTGGTGTTCTGGATATGTACAAATTAAACGAAGAACATAATAATAATCCTTTTTCCCCTTGATTTTAAATAAAAACTGCAGGAATTATTTATATTTTTCTACTACTTTATTTAAATAGACCTTATATTTTTTCACTGATAGGAATTCTTTTTCTGAGGAGATTTGATTTATTTTATTTCACAGAAATCTCATCAATAAAGATATAAGCATCTCCACCGGCTCCCAAATGCCATTCCGGAAGTTTCCCGAAATGATAGGCTTTTACTTTGATGTAACGGGCTTGTGTAGGCAGAACTTCTGTTGAAAAATCTTTAACCTGGGCGGTTTCATTTTTCGGATCTACTGTATTGTCAACGGTTTTTAATAAGATGAAATCTTTGCCATTGTTGGAAGCGTAATATTCCACTTTTTTAGGCATTAAAATCCATGCTTTGCTGTCCTGAAGGTATGTTGAAGACAGTTTTGTAATCTCCTGAGGTGATTTCATATCGATAATCGCTTCAAAAGTCTGTCCCTGATATCCCAGCCATTCGCCTTTTCTCCAGTTGGCGTCACCATTAATTCCGTCGATTAACGATAATTTTCCACTTGCTACATATTG
Proteins encoded in this region:
- a CDS encoding phytanoyl-CoA dioxygenase family protein produces the protein MNLDNHKNLITDNGFTVINNIFSDEEIEKISEVIQHIDISKETFRKSEDLFAIRQFLKEIPEVSELIFNENIRTIIKEIFGGKYFVVKSIYFDKPEKSNWYVAYHQDLTISVDKKIELPNFRSWTTKQNQFAVQPPLDILENIFTIRIHLDDTDENNGALKVVPKSHTKGIYRPEAIDWSIETERICNIQSGGIMIMKPLTLHGSNRTTDGRRRRVIHIEFSDMELPQDLKWSEKLN
- a CDS encoding alpha-ketoglutarate-dependent dioxygenase AlkB family protein; the encoded protein is MSLFEDISDYPLNILPNDGTVHYYGKVFSKAECEFYYVHLINQIPWENDEAMIFGKLIVTKRKVAWFGEKPFEYTYSKRTKYAKIWTPELLALKQKCEEISGETYNSCLLNLYHDGSEGMAYHSDSEKDLKKHGAIASLTFGAERKFLFKHKTTKEKVEIFLENGSLLVMKGKTQDHWLHRLPPTMKVKMPRINLTFRTIEE
- a CDS encoding SH3 domain-containing protein — its product is MSTLQDKYSSVVSAAQSAGITNLQVQEQDGILYLSGGASNTAAKDAVWNALGAIDSTYSASDINIDVQVSGLSAGAALTVATDESNLNIRQEPSTEAAVVGKAAKGDSVTLIEQTSDDWWKVKTADGQEGYAYSRYLKA
- a CDS encoding bifunctional helix-turn-helix domain-containing protein/methylated-DNA--[protein]-cysteine S-methyltransferase; protein product: MSTQNQIDYERIAKAIEYIQSNFKLQPSLDEVAEKINLSPAHFQKIFTDWAGTSPKKFLQFISLEHAKNLLKEEKASLFDTAYETGFSSTSRLHDLFVNIEGMSPAEYKNGGKSLSINYSFSESPFGNVITASTEKGICYMAFENDAKKALGDLQFKFPNASFFEKQDEFQKNALSIFTQDWTKLHSIKLHLKGTDFQLKVWESLLTIPMGKLSTYGNLAGKIGHSKASRAVGTAIGSNPVAFLIPCHRVIQSSGKIGGYMWGSDRKQLIIGWESSRVYAENSLITKQNY
- a CDS encoding BON domain-containing protein, giving the protein MKKTIAMAALAMAVSFGAVSCKKKVSDADLQTQATTVVVNNPSASVEVKEGVAHLSGTFETQEAKEAMIKQLKAINGVKDVMDMATVAPATPAVAPVQTNTAVDPMVQQKVQDALKDFPAVKVEVVNGELTLTGNVSSADARKIKESIDALKIGKYNNKLVVKK
- a CDS encoding CocE/NonD family hydrolase; the protein is MKIHFSILFIFLFIFGNSQNTQQPDTFVKDNFTKKEFYITMRDGVKLFTAVYIPKDISNKAKYPFLMQRTCYSIAPYGENEYRTRLGPNQYLMKDKYIFVFQDVRGRYMSEGTFTNMTPQVDRKTKKDVDESTDTYDTIDWLIKNIKDNNGKVGQYGTSYPGFYTAVGILAQHPALVASSPQAPISDFWNDDFLHNGRFMMAYFRTFPVFGVQKTKPENKAWYSDSMIKTTSEDGLKFYRDMGTLKDGYEKYYKDNFFMTEIMNHTNYDEFWQKRSLLPHLKNVNHAVMTVGGWFDAEDLSGPLNIYKTIEKTSPKAQNTIVMGPFSHGAWAYDQGKHFHNQIYFGDSIATYYQKNIETKFFNHYLKGNTKQDAGLPEALMFDTGAKQWREFTTYPPKEGKKVNFYLANGTLKNSAGQGSSEYYSDPNNPVLSSDNLKDFNGFTPKNYMSEDQRFAEGRPDVLTFTTDVLTDDMTFAGEIMAKLNIASTSTDADFAVKLIDVYPEDFKPVEKKDGVIYGNYHQMVRSEIMPARFRNSREKAEALVPNQKTAVNFRLQDVVHTFKKGHKIQIQISSTWFPLFAVNPQKFLDNPNFATKEDYTKAFIKIFEDSAIEVEVLK
- a CDS encoding HAD family hydrolase, with amino-acid sequence MPLKAVLFDMDGVIVDTEPLHRKAYFKTFKDMGIDVSEDLYTSFTGASTKRVCDILITQFNLKQTYEEIAKTKRDYFKDYFYNDEEFDLIPGVKELIQHYYENGITLILASSATMNTINMVFEKFELEKYFSGKISGAELKESKPHPEVFLLAAEMANQPVENCMVIEDSTNGILASHRANIFCAAYRSPHSKNQDYTLANIVVSDYLDLELDKLSKYF
- a CDS encoding arginine decarboxylase, which gives rise to MKIKYSELIDQTLYFPTEEFNVSENNLLFHDIPLMEVVEKFGTPLKISYLPRISQNIQKAKSWFREAFEKTDYKKNYRYCYCTKSSHFKFVLEEALKNDISIETSSAYDMDIVKSLYKEGKVDKDIEVICNGFKTDDYLAKISDMINNGFENITPILDNYRELDKLTESIDTTFDIGIRIASEEEPKFEFYTSRLGIGYKDIIPYYSQKIAEHPNARLKMLHFFINTGIKDTAYYWNELYKCLRVYARLKKIAPEVNSLNIGGGFPIKTSLQFDYDYQYMVEEIVSQIKKFCEEEGVEEPNIYTEFGSFTVGESGANIYKIISQKRQNDREKWNMIDSSFMTTLPDTWAISRHFIMLPLNRWDDTYERVFLGGLTCDSDDYYNSEQHTNAIYLPVFSDTKPLYIGFFHTGAYQETIGGYGGVHHCLMPQPRHILIQKDENGDFQYEIFREKQEPEDVLKLLGY
- a CDS encoding dicarboxylate/amino acid:cation symporter — encoded protein: MKGQNKLFIAIIIALIIGVAIGGFIHIQYPESAEPFSKNIKLLGTVFIRLVQMIIAPLVFTTLVVGIAKMSDIKMIGRVGTKAMLWFISASLISLFIGLILVNWLEPGHITKLPIQDTASAEELLKSSKGFSMEDFVKHIIPKSIFEAFATNEVLQIVVFSIMFGIALANLGEEYSQPVVKLFDIVAHGILKMVGYIMWFAPLGVLGAIAAVVATNGFEIFKVYAIYLRDFFFALGILWLVLLLVGYLILGNRLFELLRRIKSPLLIAFSTTSSEAVFPKLVEELERFGCNNRVVSFILPLGYSFNLDGSMMYMTFASIFIAQIYGIEMTIGQQITMLLVLMLTSKGIAGVPRASLVIIVATCSMFGIPPEGIALILPIDHFCDMGRSMTNVLGNALATSAVSKWEGQLDNHGGDM
- the speB gene encoding agmatinase, translated to MKTYAGIPEENASLENSKVVLVTVPYDGTSTWGKGADKGPELFLDASENMELYDIETQTEPYLEGVYLAGEITEKSSPEAMTEAVYQKTKELLSNDGKLFTLFGGEHSVSIGSIRAVGEKYENLTVLQLDAHTDLRPEFHGSTSNHACAVFEANQKHNLVQVGIRSMDIGEAEYLPEGRVFFAHEIANNENWVNDVLEKVSGNVYITIDLDAFDPSIAPSTGTPEPGGLQWYPTLELLRKVFEKCNVVAFDIVELMDSAYAKPSAFLAAKLYYKMLAYYHINKD